The Peribacillus sp. FSL P2-0133 genome has a segment encoding these proteins:
- a CDS encoding BMP family protein: MKKRKLGLALSLVLAAGTLLGACGNSENDDKESSNGKNKDNFTVAMVTDTGGVDDESFNQSAWKGIQEFGKDNGLEKGKDGYNYLQSKSDADYAKNLNTLVREDYQLIYGIGFLLAEAVGEVADQRPDSNFAIVDTVVDKKNVASINFKEQQGSFLVGVIAGLQTKTNKVGFIGGVESELIKKFEVGFKAGVLSVNPDAKVEVKYAGDFNKADIGKSTAGSMYSSGIDIIYHAAGGTGKGVFTEAVEQKQKDPKREIYVIGVDSDQAKLGAVPGTDDNITLTSMLKRVDVAVKDLSEKAKEGKFPGGKVIEYGIEENGVGISDTKDNVTEESLKAVDEWTEKIKSGEFVVPGTDEEFEKLGL; encoded by the coding sequence TTGAAAAAGCGCAAATTAGGTCTAGCTCTTTCACTTGTTCTTGCAGCCGGTACGCTACTAGGGGCATGTGGTAATTCAGAGAATGATGATAAAGAATCTTCAAATGGGAAAAACAAAGATAATTTCACGGTTGCGATGGTAACTGATACTGGCGGCGTGGATGACGAGTCGTTCAACCAATCCGCTTGGAAAGGCATTCAGGAATTCGGTAAGGATAATGGTCTGGAAAAAGGTAAAGATGGCTATAACTACCTGCAATCTAAATCTGATGCCGATTACGCTAAAAACCTGAATACGCTTGTACGTGAAGATTACCAACTAATCTATGGTATCGGTTTTCTTTTAGCCGAAGCTGTTGGTGAAGTGGCTGACCAACGTCCGGATTCAAACTTTGCTATCGTGGATACTGTTGTTGATAAAAAGAACGTAGCCAGCATTAATTTTAAAGAGCAGCAAGGTTCATTCCTTGTAGGTGTAATTGCCGGATTGCAAACGAAAACAAACAAGGTCGGTTTTATCGGCGGAGTTGAATCTGAATTAATCAAGAAATTCGAAGTTGGCTTTAAGGCTGGGGTTTTATCTGTAAATCCGGATGCAAAAGTTGAAGTTAAATATGCCGGAGATTTCAATAAAGCTGATATCGGTAAATCCACTGCAGGCTCCATGTATTCTTCTGGTATCGATATCATTTATCATGCTGCTGGCGGAACTGGAAAAGGTGTATTCACTGAAGCTGTAGAGCAAAAGCAAAAAGATCCAAAGAGAGAAATCTATGTAATCGGTGTAGATAGCGACCAAGCTAAATTAGGGGCAGTTCCGGGAACTGACGACAATATCACACTGACTTCCATGCTTAAACGTGTTGACGTAGCAGTTAAAGACCTTTCCGAGAAAGCGAAAGAAGGAAAATTCCCAGGCGGAAAAGTAATTGAGTACGGTATCGAAGAAAATGGTGTAGGCATTTCCGATACAAAAGATAACGTAACAGAAGAATCTTTAAAAGCGGTAGATGAGTGGACAGAAAAAATTAAATCAGGTGAATTCGTAGTTCCGGGTACGGATGAAGAATTCGAAAAACTTGGTTTATAA
- a CDS encoding helix-turn-helix domain-containing protein, with protein sequence MFYLTELGNRLKEAREAKGLSLEDLQELTKIQKRYLIGIEEGNYSMMPGKFYVRAFIKQYCEAVGLDSEEIFEQYKSEIPSVYSEELPEQLSRVQSRKTIPAGDSKVVEMLPKILAVVLVIGAAVLIWVLVSNYMSNPDNDDKKNAKENEAVGYNKSDGFNEEKENADQKQNEEKSDSSDEKNEDDAVVKDEKKEQKLAVTSSSGKNSTYELKNTDTFKLKVTSKGSPWVGIKNGEGKLLFQGTIDKDKSQVIDFTNEKEAVINIGRAYETEIYVNDEKLEYSISPTEVNTQLVTIQFTKAE encoded by the coding sequence GTGTTTTATTTGACTGAGTTAGGTAATCGATTAAAGGAAGCTAGGGAAGCCAAAGGTCTTAGCTTAGAAGATTTGCAGGAATTAACAAAGATTCAAAAGCGTTACCTCATTGGCATTGAAGAGGGAAATTACAGTATGATGCCTGGAAAGTTTTATGTACGGGCATTCATAAAGCAATATTGTGAAGCGGTCGGACTGGATTCAGAAGAGATTTTCGAACAATATAAGAGTGAAATACCATCGGTCTATAGCGAGGAATTGCCAGAACAGCTTTCAAGGGTCCAATCCAGAAAAACGATACCGGCAGGGGATTCGAAGGTTGTAGAAATGTTACCGAAGATCTTGGCTGTCGTTTTAGTAATTGGTGCGGCCGTATTGATTTGGGTGCTGGTATCGAACTATATGAGTAACCCGGATAATGATGACAAAAAGAACGCTAAAGAGAATGAAGCCGTGGGCTACAATAAAAGTGATGGGTTTAACGAAGAAAAAGAGAATGCAGACCAAAAACAGAATGAAGAAAAATCGGATTCATCTGATGAGAAGAATGAAGATGATGCAGTTGTCAAAGATGAAAAGAAAGAGCAAAAACTTGCCGTCACCAGTTCCAGCGGTAAAAATAGTACGTATGAATTAAAAAATACCGATACCTTTAAATTAAAGGTGACCTCCAAAGGCTCACCATGGGTAGGCATCAAAAATGGTGAAGGTAAATTACTTTTCCAGGGCACTATCGACAAGGACAAAAGTCAGGTAATTGATTTCACCAATGAAAAAGAAGCTGTCATCAATATAGGCAGAGCATATGAAACTGAGATTTATGTGAATGATGAGAAGCTGGAGTATTCCATTTCACCGACTGAAGTGAATACGCAATTGGTTACGATACAATTTACGAAAGCCGAATAG
- a CDS encoding SDR family oxidoreductase, giving the protein MGKRFALITGASGGIGREIAIKLAEENYSLYLHYNSNEEAILELIEELKPHQVELIPVQADLAAPDGYKKLAENIFALHAIVLNSGNSYYGLISDMDETIVNEMVQLHVTSPFQLTKELLPKLMYQEQAAIVAVTSIWGQTGASCEVLYSMVKGSQNAFIKALSKEVSLNGIRVNAVAPGAISTSMLESFSAEDLEIIKGDIPMGRMGHSKEVAEAVYYLLSDKSSYITGQILGVNGGWYT; this is encoded by the coding sequence GTGGGGAAACGTTTTGCCCTTATTACTGGAGCCAGCGGAGGAATCGGCAGGGAAATCGCTATAAAGCTTGCCGAGGAGAATTACTCACTTTATTTACATTATAACAGCAATGAAGAAGCGATACTTGAACTGATTGAAGAACTGAAGCCTCATCAAGTCGAACTTATTCCGGTTCAAGCGGATTTGGCTGCACCGGATGGATACAAGAAATTGGCGGAAAATATTTTTGCCCTCCATGCAATCGTCCTTAATAGTGGCAATAGCTATTATGGGCTTATATCGGACATGGATGAGACAATCGTTAATGAAATGGTCCAGCTGCATGTAACGAGCCCTTTCCAATTAACCAAGGAACTGCTTCCAAAGCTTATGTACCAAGAACAGGCTGCCATCGTTGCGGTCACATCGATTTGGGGGCAGACAGGTGCATCTTGTGAAGTATTATATTCTATGGTCAAGGGCAGTCAAAATGCTTTTATCAAGGCGCTTAGCAAAGAAGTATCGCTTAATGGAATCCGGGTGAATGCCGTTGCCCCCGGTGCGATTTCCACTTCCATGCTCGAATCATTCAGTGCAGAAGATCTGGAGATCATCAAAGGCGATATCCCGATGGGCAGGATGGGGCATTCCAAAGAAGTCGCCGAGGCCGTATATTATTTACTTTCCGACAAGTCGTCTTATATAACCGGGCAAATCTTAGGCGTAAATGGCGGATGGTACACATGA
- the pgsA gene encoding CDP-diacylglycerol--glycerol-3-phosphate 3-phosphatidyltransferase: protein MNLPNKITVARICLIPVFLIIMLVPFSWGTLTWGEYSLPVAHLAGAILFIIASTTDWIDGHFARKYNMITDLGKFLDPLADKLLVSAALIVLVDLDLMYGQSWIAIVIISREFAVTGLRLVLAGTGEVVAANQLGKIKTWAQIVSISALLLHNLPFALISLPFANIALWIALIFTIWSGLDYFIKNKEVFVNSK, encoded by the coding sequence TTGAATCTGCCTAATAAGATTACAGTAGCAAGAATCTGTTTAATTCCAGTATTTTTAATCATCATGCTTGTTCCCTTTTCATGGGGAACGCTAACTTGGGGAGAATACAGTTTGCCAGTGGCGCACTTAGCTGGAGCCATCCTCTTTATTATCGCTTCCACTACGGATTGGATCGATGGCCATTTTGCCAGAAAATATAATATGATTACTGATTTAGGGAAATTTTTAGATCCATTGGCTGATAAACTTCTGGTTTCGGCTGCCTTAATCGTTTTAGTTGATCTAGATTTAATGTACGGTCAATCTTGGATTGCCATCGTGATCATAAGTCGCGAGTTTGCAGTCACCGGATTACGTTTGGTGTTAGCGGGTACAGGGGAAGTGGTAGCAGCGAACCAGCTTGGAAAAATTAAAACATGGGCACAAATTGTTTCTATTTCGGCTTTATTGCTGCATAACCTTCCATTTGCCCTCATTTCACTGCCTTTTGCTAATATCGCATTATGGATTGCATTAATCTTTACAATCTGGTCAGGTTTGGATTATTTTATAAAAAACAAAGAAGTATTTGTTAATTCAAAGTAA
- a CDS encoding DUF3388 domain-containing protein, with the protein MDNKEWYFEYEIQVNRPGLLGDISSLLGMLSINIITINGVDEGRRGLLLLAKDSRNIERFESILRTMDTIKVIKLREPKLRDRLAVRHGRYIQRDADEKNTFRFVRDELGLLVDFLAELFKQEGHKLIGIRGMPRVGKTESIVASSVCANKRWLFVSSTLLKQTIRSQLIEDEYNNDNLFILDGIVSTRRANERHWQLIREIMRLDAVKVIEHPDVFVQNTEYTLEDFDYIIELRNNPEEEITYEVVDQKDQFSGSDFGSFDF; encoded by the coding sequence GTGGATAATAAAGAATGGTATTTTGAATATGAAATTCAAGTCAACCGTCCTGGTTTATTAGGGGATATTTCATCCCTTCTGGGTATGCTTTCCATTAATATCATCACCATCAACGGGGTCGATGAAGGCAGGCGTGGTTTACTTTTGTTGGCGAAAGACAGCCGTAATATAGAAAGATTCGAGTCAATCCTCCGTACGATGGATACGATTAAGGTCATTAAGCTTAGGGAACCTAAATTGCGTGATCGCCTCGCAGTCAGGCATGGACGTTATATTCAACGCGATGCCGATGAGAAAAACACCTTTAGGTTTGTTCGTGATGAACTAGGCTTGCTTGTCGATTTCCTGGCCGAGCTATTTAAACAAGAAGGTCATAAATTAATTGGGATACGAGGGATGCCTCGTGTCGGGAAAACTGAATCTATCGTAGCCTCGAGTGTATGTGCTAATAAGAGATGGTTGTTTGTGTCATCGACCCTTTTAAAGCAGACTATCCGCAGTCAGCTTATTGAGGATGAATATAATAATGATAATTTGTTCATTTTAGATGGAATTGTTTCCACTCGCCGTGCAAATGAGCGTCATTGGCAGTTGATCCGCGAAATAATGAGGCTTGATGCTGTCAAAGTAATCGAACATCCGGATGTTTTTGTCCAAAATACGGAGTATACCCTCGAAGACTTTGATTATATTATTGAATTGCGAAACAATCCTGAAGAAGAAATAACATATGAAGTTGTCGACCAAAAAGACCAGTTTTCAGGGTCCGATTTTGGTTCCTTTGACTTTTAA
- a CDS encoding ABC transporter ATP-binding protein, translated as MEYVIEMLNIRKEFPGIVANDNVTLQVKKGEIHALLGENGAGKSTLMNVLFGLYQPEQGEIRVNGEPVKITSPNIANDLGIGMVHQHFMLVDPFTVTENIILGKEPSKAGKIDLKEASEEVRKLSEQYQLRVDPNAKIADISIGMQQRVEILKTLYRGAEILIFDEPTAVLTPQEIKELIFIMKALIKEGKSIILITHKLKEIMEVCDRVTVIRKGQGIGTVNVSETNPNELASLMVGREVLFKTEKTAAAPSDVVLEVRELEVKDPRGVSAVRNLDLTVRAGEIVGIAGVDGNGQSELIEALAGLRKTTVGSIKLNGKEISNLKPRKITEAGVGHIPEDRHKHGLVLDYSIGENIVLQTYYQQPFSKAGILNSKKIFEKARSLIKSYDVRTPSEYTPARALSGGNQQKAIIGREVDRNPDLLIAAQPTRGLDVGAIEFIHKRLIEQRDAGKAVLLISFELEEIMNVSDRIAVIYEGEIVAIVDPKETTEQELGLLMAGSKRTEAGGKQHV; from the coding sequence GTGGAATATGTAATTGAGATGCTCAATATCCGTAAGGAATTCCCAGGCATCGTCGCAAATGATAACGTTACCCTTCAGGTTAAAAAAGGGGAGATTCACGCATTATTAGGTGAGAATGGCGCGGGAAAATCCACATTGATGAATGTTTTATTCGGCTTATACCAGCCAGAGCAGGGAGAAATTCGTGTGAATGGTGAGCCAGTCAAGATTACCAGTCCAAACATTGCCAATGATTTAGGGATTGGAATGGTCCATCAGCATTTTATGCTCGTTGACCCTTTTACTGTAACAGAAAATATCATATTAGGAAAAGAACCATCAAAGGCTGGTAAGATCGATTTAAAAGAAGCGAGTGAGGAAGTTAGGAAACTATCAGAACAATATCAGCTTCGTGTCGACCCCAATGCAAAGATAGCCGATATTTCAATAGGGATGCAGCAACGTGTTGAAATCCTAAAGACACTCTACCGTGGTGCGGAGATATTAATTTTTGATGAACCAACCGCTGTTCTGACTCCTCAAGAAATCAAGGAACTGATTTTTATAATGAAAGCTCTTATCAAAGAGGGGAAATCTATCATTTTAATTACACACAAACTTAAAGAGATCATGGAGGTTTGTGACCGGGTAACGGTTATACGCAAAGGGCAAGGAATCGGAACAGTGAATGTCAGCGAAACGAACCCTAACGAATTGGCCAGCTTAATGGTCGGTAGGGAAGTTTTATTTAAGACGGAAAAAACGGCAGCTGCTCCTTCTGATGTCGTTCTCGAGGTTCGGGAACTGGAAGTCAAGGATCCCCGTGGCGTTTCAGCTGTTCGGAACTTGGATTTAACTGTCCGTGCAGGAGAAATTGTCGGAATCGCTGGAGTGGATGGAAATGGTCAATCCGAATTAATTGAAGCATTGGCTGGTCTAAGGAAGACAACAGTAGGTTCCATAAAGTTAAATGGAAAAGAAATCAGTAATCTGAAGCCGCGTAAAATCACGGAAGCGGGCGTTGGTCATATTCCAGAAGACAGGCATAAGCATGGTTTGGTTCTTGATTACAGCATTGGGGAAAATATTGTCTTGCAAACCTACTATCAACAGCCTTTCTCAAAAGCTGGTATCTTAAACTCAAAGAAAATATTTGAAAAAGCCCGTTCATTGATCAAAAGTTACGATGTTCGTACTCCGAGTGAATATACCCCGGCAAGGGCGCTTTCTGGCGGCAATCAGCAAAAGGCAATCATCGGTCGTGAAGTTGATAGGAACCCGGATTTATTGATTGCGGCACAGCCAACACGCGGGCTTGATGTCGGAGCGATCGAGTTTATCCATAAACGTTTAATTGAACAGCGTGATGCAGGAAAAGCGGTACTTCTCATTTCATTTGAATTGGAAGAAATCATGAATGTGAGCGATAGAATTGCCGTTATATACGAAGGGGAAATCGTCGCAATTGTCGATCCGAAAGAAACGACTGAACAGGAGCTTGGCCTTCTTATGGCCGGCAGTAAACGGACGGAAGCAGGTGGAAAACAACATGTCTAA
- a CDS encoding pitrilysin family protein, which produces MEKIAFTQLKEELFHEKMDNGLEVYILPKSGFNKSFATFTTNYGSIDNHFKPLNGTEFSKVPDGIAHFLEHKLFEKEDGDVFQQFSKQGASANAFTSFTRTAYLFSSTSDFDRNLTTLIDFVQDPYFSEKTVEKEKGIIGQEINMYDDNSDWRLYFGTIANMYHQHPVKIDIAGTVESIADITKDMLYECYNTFYHPSNMLLFVVGPVDVESTMKLIRDNQNNKGYNEQPAVERKFDEEPEVVAKDKEVLRMNVQTPKVMLGIKAINVHQSGLQLLKRELATNIYLEMLFGKSSPLHEELYEEGLIDQSFSYDYTQEQGFGFALIGGDSAKPDELTESLFGILQKSKAGTGLNEESLQRTIKKKIGSFLRSLNSPEYIANQFTRYAFNDMNLFDVVSVLEKLTIEDIREVAKDLISDQRMTVCQVLPK; this is translated from the coding sequence ATGGAAAAAATAGCATTCACTCAATTGAAAGAAGAACTTTTCCATGAAAAAATGGATAATGGTCTCGAAGTATATATTCTTCCGAAAAGTGGGTTCAATAAATCATTTGCGACTTTCACGACGAATTATGGTTCAATCGACAACCATTTCAAACCATTGAATGGAACGGAATTCTCTAAAGTACCTGATGGGATCGCCCATTTTCTTGAACATAAGCTATTTGAAAAGGAAGATGGTGATGTTTTTCAGCAATTTTCAAAGCAGGGAGCATCTGCAAATGCCTTTACTTCTTTCACCCGTACAGCATATTTATTTTCCAGCACGTCCGATTTCGATAGGAATCTAACCACCTTAATTGACTTTGTCCAGGATCCTTACTTTTCGGAAAAGACGGTAGAGAAGGAAAAAGGAATCATTGGGCAGGAAATCAATATGTATGATGATAATTCAGACTGGCGATTATATTTCGGGACGATAGCCAATATGTATCATCAACATCCAGTGAAAATCGATATTGCCGGTACTGTGGAATCCATTGCAGATATTACGAAGGATATGCTTTACGAATGTTATAATACGTTTTACCATCCTAGCAACATGCTCTTATTCGTTGTAGGACCGGTAGATGTCGAAAGCACCATGAAACTGATTCGGGATAATCAAAATAATAAAGGGTACAACGAACAACCTGCAGTGGAACGTAAATTTGACGAAGAGCCGGAAGTCGTTGCCAAGGATAAGGAAGTCTTAAGGATGAATGTCCAGACACCAAAAGTGATGCTGGGCATCAAGGCCATCAACGTGCACCAATCAGGATTACAGCTTTTGAAAAGGGAATTAGCGACCAATATTTATTTGGAAATGCTGTTTGGCAAGAGTTCACCTTTGCATGAGGAGCTATATGAGGAAGGGTTGATTGATCAAAGCTTTTCTTATGATTATACACAGGAACAAGGTTTTGGGTTTGCGTTAATTGGCGGGGACAGTGCCAAACCTGACGAGTTGACGGAGTCTTTATTTGGTATCCTGCAAAAATCAAAAGCCGGAACCGGCCTGAATGAAGAAAGCCTGCAAAGGACAATCAAGAAAAAAATCGGTTCTTTCCTTCGTTCCCTGAATTCGCCGGAATATATAGCGAATCAATTCACCAGATATGCATTCAATGATATGAACTTGTTCGATGTTGTATCGGTATTGGAAAAACTAACGATCGAAGATATCAGGGAGGTCGCCAAGGACTTAATATCCGATCAACGGATGACTGTCTGCCAGGTACTTCCTAAATAA
- a CDS encoding DUF3243 domain-containing protein yields the protein MSVLDNWDQWKNFLGDRLNQGEQQGLSEGAVNNLAFEIGDYLANQVEPQNDQEKVLADLWSVASDEEKHAMASVMVKLVENNATK from the coding sequence ATGTCTGTACTGGACAATTGGGATCAATGGAAAAATTTCTTAGGCGACAGATTAAATCAAGGTGAACAACAAGGTTTGTCAGAAGGTGCTGTTAACAACTTGGCTTTCGAAATCGGTGATTACCTGGCTAATCAGGTTGAGCCCCAGAATGATCAAGAGAAAGTGCTTGCTGATCTTTGGTCGGTCGCAAGCGATGAAGAAAAGCATGCCATGGCAAGCGTCATGGTCAAGTTAGTCGAGAACAATGCAACGAAGTAA
- a CDS encoding ABC transporter permease, which yields MSKYLSKLTSPLIAVILGLVVGAIIMLVSGYDPVAGYGSMVNGIIGDSYYVGESVRTIIPYILAGLAVAFAFRTGLFNIGVEGQLIVGWLAAVWVGIAFELPRIIHLPLAILAGAAAGALWAFIPGYLKAKFRVHEVIVSIMLNYTALYVTNYLIRNVLTDKLDKTERIADTASLRSPFFESITDFSRMHWGIVVAIICVIIMWFILERTKTGFELKAVGFNQHASEYAGMSVNKNIILSMVISGAFAGLAGAMEGLGTFGYAAVKGGFTGMGFDGIAVALLGANTAIGVVLAALLFGGLKAGALNMPLETGIPSEIVDIVIALIIFFVASSYFIRWIAARFKKGVK from the coding sequence ATGTCTAAGTATTTATCTAAATTAACGAGTCCGTTAATAGCAGTTATCCTCGGCTTGGTCGTTGGGGCCATAATCATGTTGGTAAGCGGCTATGACCCAGTTGCCGGCTATGGCTCCATGGTTAATGGAATTATTGGGGATTCTTATTATGTAGGGGAATCCGTCAGGACAATCATCCCTTATATCCTTGCTGGTTTGGCAGTGGCTTTTGCTTTTCGTACGGGCCTATTCAATATCGGTGTGGAAGGGCAATTAATAGTTGGCTGGCTGGCGGCGGTTTGGGTCGGAATCGCTTTTGAGCTTCCAAGGATCATCCATTTGCCGTTGGCGATCTTAGCTGGTGCAGCTGCGGGCGCCTTGTGGGCATTCATCCCTGGATATTTAAAAGCGAAGTTCCGTGTACATGAAGTAATCGTTTCTATCATGTTGAATTATACAGCTTTATATGTAACGAATTATTTAATTCGGAATGTACTGACTGACAAGCTGGATAAAACAGAAAGAATTGCAGATACAGCATCACTGCGTTCTCCTTTTTTTGAAAGTATTACGGATTTTTCCCGGATGCATTGGGGAATAGTCGTAGCAATTATATGCGTAATCATCATGTGGTTCATTCTTGAAAGAACAAAAACGGGCTTTGAACTGAAAGCGGTAGGTTTCAATCAGCACGCGTCCGAATATGCAGGGATGAGTGTAAATAAGAACATCATCCTTTCCATGGTTATTTCTGGTGCTTTTGCAGGGCTTGCGGGTGCGATGGAAGGTCTTGGAACTTTCGGTTATGCAGCGGTCAAAGGCGGGTTCACAGGTATGGGCTTTGACGGGATTGCAGTAGCCTTACTAGGGGCGAATACAGCTATTGGGGTTGTTCTGGCCGCCTTATTATTTGGGGGACTGAAAGCAGGTGCCTTAAATATGCCGCTAGAAACCGGCATACCAAGTGAAATTGTAGATATTGTCATAGCATTGATTATTTTCTTTGTCGCATCCAGTTATTTTATTCGTTGGATTGCCGCTCGATTTAAGAAAGGGGTGAAATAA
- a CDS encoding ABC transporter permease: MDFYQVLQIIIPSMIALAAPLIFTSLGGVFSERAGVINIGLEGLMVIGAFTGIVFNLMFADVFGEWTPWLAVLAAMIAGLLFSILHAVACITFRADQTVSGVAINLLAVGLTMFLVKLIFDKGQTDRITETFPRIDVPLLSDIPFIGPIFFANGYYIVYIAILISFVVWYVLYKTPFGLRIRAVGEHPMAADTMGVNVTKIRYAAVLLSGAFGGIGGAIYATIFSNEFNHATINGQGFMAIAAMIFGKWHPIGAMGAALFFGLAQSLSIVGSSLPFFKDIPSVYLLIAPYVLTIIALTGFIGRADAPKASGQPYIKGKR; this comes from the coding sequence GTGGATTTTTACCAAGTACTGCAAATAATTATTCCATCCATGATTGCTCTAGCTGCTCCACTTATTTTTACTTCACTCGGAGGGGTGTTTTCTGAACGGGCAGGTGTCATAAACATCGGTTTAGAAGGATTGATGGTCATTGGTGCCTTTACAGGGATCGTTTTTAACTTAATGTTTGCTGATGTCTTTGGCGAATGGACTCCGTGGCTTGCCGTCTTAGCAGCAATGATTGCCGGATTACTGTTTTCCATTCTACACGCTGTGGCATGCATTACGTTCAGGGCAGACCAAACGGTTAGTGGGGTCGCCATCAACTTGTTGGCAGTAGGTCTGACCATGTTTTTGGTGAAGCTGATTTTTGACAAAGGTCAAACTGATAGGATCACAGAAACATTCCCAAGGATTGATGTTCCGTTACTAAGTGATATTCCATTTATAGGACCTATCTTTTTCGCAAATGGGTATTATATCGTCTATATAGCGATCCTAATATCGTTTGTAGTTTGGTATGTACTTTATAAAACGCCATTTGGATTAAGGATCCGTGCAGTGGGGGAGCATCCGATGGCTGCTGACACGATGGGTGTCAATGTTACGAAAATCCGTTATGCCGCCGTTTTATTATCAGGTGCTTTTGGCGGTATCGGCGGAGCGATTTATGCTACCATCTTTTCGAATGAATTCAATCATGCGACAATCAATGGTCAAGGGTTCATGGCCATTGCCGCTATGATTTTTGGTAAATGGCACCCAATCGGGGCAATGGGTGCAGCACTATTCTTTGGTTTGGCTCAAAGTTTAAGCATCGTTGGCTCGAGCCTTCCTTTCTTCAAGGATATTCCATCTGTTTACCTCTTGATCGCTCCTTATGTTCTGACGATCATTGCACTAACTGGTTTCATTGGACGTGCAGATGCTCCGAAAGCATCCGGACAGCCATACATCAAAGGGAAAAGATAA
- a CDS encoding pitrilysin family protein encodes MSIASDTITEKSGYKLHVVQTDKYKTNTLVLKMKAPLTKEDVTYRALLPYVLQSNTSKYPTTPELRSYLDDLYGAGFYVDVAKKGEYQIISFTIDIVNEKFLSDSTPLLEKAFGLLSEVIFNPKKNGEAFDSKTVSNEIRSLKQRIQSISDDKMRYSATRLVEEMCKNEPYSLEASGNLQDLETITPESLYAHYKKVLTEDEIDLYVIGDIDESEVEVLADKYVSLQERVPVGLPRKPGKVVEKENEIIENSDVKQGKLNIGYRTQVAYGDPDYYALQLFNGIFGGFSHSKLFINVREKASLAYYAASRLESHKGLLMVMAGIENANYKQALDIIHAQMKEMKQGNFSEEELAQTKAVVKNQLLETIDVSRGLVEILYHNVVSGQDISLDDWFAKTERTTKEEIIAVAQKIQLDTIYFLTEAEVQG; translated from the coding sequence ATGTCTATTGCTTCCGATACAATTACGGAAAAAAGCGGCTACAAGCTTCATGTGGTCCAGACGGATAAATATAAAACGAATACTCTCGTGCTGAAGATGAAGGCCCCGTTGACAAAAGAGGACGTTACATATCGTGCATTGCTGCCATATGTGTTACAAAGCAATACAAGTAAATACCCTACAACACCCGAGCTTCGATCTTATCTTGATGATTTATATGGAGCAGGGTTTTACGTCGATGTAGCTAAAAAAGGAGAATATCAAATCATAAGTTTTACGATCGATATCGTTAATGAAAAATTCCTTAGTGATTCAACCCCGCTTCTCGAAAAGGCTTTTGGGTTATTATCAGAGGTGATCTTTAATCCGAAGAAGAACGGTGAAGCCTTTGACTCTAAAACGGTTTCGAATGAAATCCGTTCTTTAAAACAGCGGATTCAATCCATTTCCGATGACAAGATGCGATATTCAGCTACACGCCTTGTAGAGGAAATGTGCAAAAACGAACCATATTCTCTAGAAGCGAGCGGCAATCTTCAAGACTTGGAAACGATAACTCCAGAATCCCTTTACGCCCATTATAAAAAAGTGCTGACGGAGGATGAAATCGATTTATATGTAATCGGTGACATCGATGAATCGGAAGTGGAGGTTCTAGCTGACAAGTATGTGTCGTTGCAAGAACGAGTGCCTGTGGGACTGCCAAGGAAGCCAGGCAAGGTAGTGGAGAAGGAAAATGAAATCATTGAAAATTCAGATGTGAAACAAGGTAAATTGAATATCGGTTATCGAACCCAAGTTGCATACGGTGATCCGGATTATTATGCTCTTCAGCTATTCAATGGGATTTTTGGTGGCTTTTCACATTCGAAACTTTTCATTAATGTCAGGGAGAAAGCCAGCCTTGCTTATTATGCAGCTTCAAGGCTCGAAAGTCATAAAGGACTTTTAATGGTCATGGCGGGCATTGAAAATGCCAACTACAAGCAGGCATTGGATATCATCCACGCACAAATGAAGGAAATGAAGCAAGGGAACTTTTCCGAAGAAGAACTGGCACAGACAAAGGCAGTCGTTAAGAACCAACTCCTTGAAACCATTGACGTTTCGAGAGGACTTGTGGAAATTTTATATCATAATGTGGTTTCCGGGCAGGATATATCACTCGACGATTGGTTTGCAAAAACAGAACGGACGACAAAGGAAGAAATCATTGCAGTCGCTCAAAAGATTCAGCTTGATACGATTTATTTCCTAACGGAAGCGGAGGTGCAAGGGTAA